In the genome of Streptomyces fagopyri, the window GTCCTGCGGGACCGGCTGCGGCGAGCACTCGTGGAGCCATTGACGCTGCCCACCCCCAACAACTCCCTGCTGCGGCAGGCGTGCGCGCTGGTGGCAGGCGATCTGCGGCAGCCGCGGACTGCCGCCTGGCTCGCGCGGAGCATCGGCGTGAGCGAGCGCACCCTGGCCCGGCTGTTCCGGAGCGAGTTCGGCATGACCTATCCACAGTGGAGGACCAACGTCCGGGTGTTCCACGCCATGGTGCTGCTGGCGGAAGGAGCAAGCGTCAGTGAAACGGGACGCCAGTGCGGATGGGCTACGACCAGTGCGTTCATCGACACGTTCAGCCGCACCATGGGCCAGACACCGGGAACTTATCGCCTCGCACCTGGCGGGTGAATTCCCAAGCCAGGCTCCGTGAGCCCAAGACCGACTCGACATCGAACAGCACCGAGGAGGCACCCCCGCGTGTCATCGCCCGCATCCTGCGGCGAATCCTCGCAATAACCGCCGCGATCCGGCACAACGACTACACCCGACAGCCCGTCCTGCGCTCGCTGACCGCCTCCGGCCAGTGACCCCTTGGAATTGATCATCTAGTTGGCCGCGCGCGGCGCCCGGCTCGCAGGTCTGGCGCGAGTGCCTTGCATTCCTGTCTTCGAACCCCCGTGAGCGGGACAGTACGAGACCCCAGACCTCTTCGGCCCGGGGTCTCTCTGAGGTCTGTGGGGATCTCCGGCCGGTTCAACGACCTGCCGGCCTGGAGCGTCACGCCCACTGGACACCGGGTTCCCCGGAACACGGAAATACTCCTCAGGGAACCGGGCTGTTCGGCTGTCGCGACCGCGTGTGCAGCCGTCGCCATCGGAGTTGATCCGCATCGCGTGCCGTCGTGGGAGCCGAGCCCTTGGGCCAGCCCGGTCCGGGGCTCGGCCGGCGGTTTGACGCCGGGCAGTCCCGGAACGACTGGAGCAATCCTCTCCTGGTGGCCACCAGCCGGGGAACTGGCCATCACACAGATGTCGTACCCAACGCAGCACGGCCTGTGGGCCGGTGTCACGATGCCGATGGGTGTCCTGCCACGCACTGCACAGTCACCAGGGCCCCCCCTTGCCGTGTGCAGTCACCCCGTTCCCCGAGCCGGCCGCGCACGGCCCCCACACCATGGCGAGCCCGCCGCCGCGGAACCGGGCTGCCAACTCCCCGCCAGGCGCGCGTTGTTCACATCCAGCCCCCCGGCGCAGTGAAAAAGTCGCGAACCGGGCGGCCCGGTGGTGCGGACGCTGATGCTGCTCCTGTTGCTGACATAGACGCTGACATAGCTGCTTGCACCCGCTGTTGCACAGGCTTTTGTAAGGAGGCAAGGAATCGGCTGGTCAGACCCACGGGGACGCGTGGTGTGGGGTCTGGCATCCCCCTCAGTACTCTCCTTGTCCCGTCCCTCCCATCTGGTCGGGACGGGACAAGGAGCGCGCCTCGGGGCATCGGGGCCCTCAAGGGGCGGGGCTGCGCGTCGGCGGCGGCCTCCGCGCTCCGGAAGGCAGTGCCTGCCACAACCGTTGACCGGTCGGGCCAGGGCTCTACCAGCGTGCAGCTGACACCGGTGGCGTCGGACGCGACCGGCGGGTGGGTCGTCCTCGCGCGGGTGGGGGCTCTGCGGTCGAAGGCGAAACGCCTGGTGGAGCCCTGAACCTGCGGTCACTCCAGGACGACTTCCACGGTGTGGCCGTCGCGGTGCCGGAGCCGGACGGACCACTCCACGGCCGGTCGGTCCGGCACCCCCTGATGTCATGGAGGATGTCGCCTTCCGCCGCTAAGGGGTCGGAGGCGGGTCTGCCGAGCACCTCCCGCGGCGTGTACCCCAGGTCTCCCGCGCCCCGCCGGACCAGCCCTGGACACCACCGTGGACGTCCAGGGTGGCCGTGGCGGCCATCACCGCGCCGTGGAGCGCGGAGGCGCTCCGTATCCCGGTTCTCTCCGGCGCAGTCATCCGCGTTCCCCTCGCGAGACGTTGTCGCCCGTTCATTGTTGCTCGCCCGAGAAGGCGTGGCGCGGGGTGCGGGACACGGGAGGGATCGCCCGACCTGGTGGTGCCGGTCCGTGTCGCCGGCCGGACCCATCCCGATCACGCGATGCCCCTGGTTCACGCGCGAGCTGGAGGGAGGGAACGCCTACGCGCGGGCGTTCGGACTGTTTTACTCGGAGTCCAGGTGCGGGAGGCGCAGACGATGGCGAGAACACCGTGGGGCAGACGTCGGCTCGATCGCCGGCTCAGGGAACACTGGCAGCGGGCGACGGGCCACAAGGACTGGGGTGACGACAGGATCGGCACGCTCCTGGAAGGTCTGGGTCTCAGCTATCCGAGTGACCTTGAGGTCCGTCGTCTGGCGGCCATCCCGCCGGGCGTCGAACTGCGCGCGACCGAGGTCGAAGAGGCATGGAATCAACCGGATTCACCCTTCCGACACGTTCACATCACCCTGGGTCTGCTCGAGAGCCTGAATCGCGTGGGCCTCGTGCACATCACCAAGGACGACGACGGCGGGAGGTGGCTGACCGTCCCGGAGGGGCTGCACGAGCGCTTGAGGTCGCGCTGGTCGGCGGGTGAAGAGGCCGATTGGCACGAACAGCTCGTGCACAACGCCTTCCTCCTGCTGAAACCCGGTGACCCGTGGTGGTCTCTGCCCGCCGGCGCCGGATACTGGTGGCGGCATCTGGTGTGGCACTTGCGGTACTGCGACCCGGCTCAGGCCGCCGCGCTCGTGACGTTTCCAGGCTGGCAGATCGCCAAGATCCAGCGGTTGGGCGCACAGAGCCTGCTGGCCGATCTGGCCCTGGTCGACTCCCCGGAGTCCAGGGAAACCGCTTCAGTGATCAACGAGGTCATGGGTGCGGAGGAGCACGGCTCCCAGCTGGATCCGGGGAAGCGGGCCGAGCTGCTGCGAGCCCTGAGCCCTGGCCCCGTGCCGCTCCCGCGAGCGGACGCGGGCCATCACGCGGGCCAGCAGAAGTCCGCCGTCGCCGGGCAGCCCGGTGGCCGGCAACTGTCGGCGGTCCGTGGCGTGTTGCAGCTGCCGCGGTCCACATTCGGCTTCGCTCTGTCACCGGACGGCACATGGCTGGTGGCGGTCGGAGACGGCGGGCTCGTCAACGTGTACGACGTGGAGACCCAGGACCTGCGACGGGTGATCCGTAGCCCGTACGACAGGCTCTACGACTGCGCCGTCTCCCCGGACGGCAGTTTCATCATGACCAGCGCGGTAGGCGAGAAGGCGCAGGCATGGGACGCGGTCAGCGGCGAGGAGAGGCTCCCCTTCAAGGTCGGTACCGTGGGTGAGTCCGTGTACGGTCCGGACGGCATGTGGGTCGCCTACAACAGCTTCACGGGCAGTTTCGTCGACCCG includes:
- a CDS encoding WD40 repeat domain-containing protein, translating into MARTPWGRRRLDRRLREHWQRATGHKDWGDDRIGTLLEGLGLSYPSDLEVRRLAAIPPGVELRATEVEEAWNQPDSPFRHVHITLGLLESLNRVGLVHITKDDDGGRWLTVPEGLHERLRSRWSAGEEADWHEQLVHNAFLLLKPGDPWWSLPAGAGYWWRHLVWHLRYCDPAQAAALVTFPGWQIAKIQRLGAQSLLADLALVDSPESRETASVINEVMGAEEHGSQLDPGKRAELLRALSPGPVPLPRADAGHHAGQQKSAVAGQPGGRQLSAVRGVLQLPRSTFGFALSPDGTWLVAVGDGGLVNVYDVETQDLRRVIRSPYDRLYDCAVSPDGSFIMTSAVGEKAQAWDAVSGEERLPFKVGTVGESVYGPDGMWVAYNSFTGSFVDPLTNERRGTKPTSKGMSHLALAADGSTLATRGRDSQVLLWDPRSGRLLAKLPDQPHSVHRIGLAGDGSWIAVGGPYDLRVLELPGNRERFTLEQNGTRFATTENWLAVPAARHVQIRSTRTGELLDTLEAHTDVVLDCRTSPDREHLMTFDRSGTLIVWDAAAIVP